From a region of the Agromyces ramosus genome:
- the glnA gene encoding type I glutamate--ammonia ligase, translating to MFSDSSEVLKFIKETDVKFLDIRFTDLPGVQQHFNIPASTVDEEFFTVGQLFDGSSIRGFANIHESDMQLIPDVTTAYIDAFRAERTLIMVFDIYNPRNGEIYAKDPRQVAKKAEKYLASTGIADTAFFAPEAEFYIFDDVRYEVNQHSSFYSVDSEEGAWNSGRTEEGGNLANKTPYKGGYFPVSPVDKQADLRDDICLKLIDAGLILERSHHEVGTGGQAEINYRFDTMVHAADDILKFKYIVKNTAEQWGKTATFMPKPLFGDNGSGMHTHQSLWNDGTPLFYDEAGYGGLSDLARWYIGGLLKHAPAVLAFTNPTVNSYHRLVPGFEAPVNLVYSAGNRSASIRIPITGTNPKAKRIEFRAPDASGNPYLAFAAQLMAGLDGIKNRIEPHEPVDKDLYELPPEEAKSIPQVPGSLGEALLALEADHDFLLEGGVFTKELIETWIDYKREKELKPLAQRPHPFEFELYYGV from the coding sequence ATGTTCAGTGATTCGTCCGAAGTGCTCAAGTTCATCAAGGAAACGGATGTCAAGTTCCTCGACATCCGTTTCACCGACCTCCCGGGCGTGCAGCAGCACTTCAACATCCCGGCATCGACCGTCGACGAGGAGTTCTTCACCGTCGGCCAGCTCTTCGACGGCTCGTCGATCCGCGGCTTCGCGAACATCCACGAATCCGACATGCAACTCATCCCCGACGTGACGACCGCGTACATCGACGCCTTCCGCGCCGAGCGCACGCTCATCATGGTCTTCGACATCTACAACCCGCGCAATGGCGAGATCTACGCCAAGGACCCGCGCCAGGTTGCGAAGAAGGCCGAGAAGTACCTCGCGTCGACCGGCATCGCCGACACCGCGTTCTTCGCCCCCGAAGCCGAGTTCTACATCTTCGACGACGTGCGCTACGAAGTGAACCAGCACTCGAGCTTCTACTCGGTCGACTCCGAAGAGGGCGCCTGGAACTCGGGTCGCACCGAAGAGGGCGGGAACCTCGCCAACAAGACGCCCTACAAGGGCGGCTACTTCCCGGTCTCCCCGGTCGACAAGCAGGCCGACCTTCGCGATGACATCTGCCTGAAGCTCATCGACGCCGGCCTCATCCTCGAGCGCAGCCACCACGAGGTCGGCACGGGCGGCCAGGCCGAGATCAACTACCGCTTCGACACGATGGTGCACGCGGCCGACGACATCCTGAAATTCAAGTACATCGTGAAGAACACGGCCGAGCAGTGGGGCAAGACGGCGACGTTCATGCCGAAGCCGCTCTTCGGCGACAACGGCTCGGGCATGCACACGCACCAGTCGCTGTGGAACGACGGCACGCCGCTCTTCTACGACGAGGCCGGCTACGGCGGCCTCTCCGACCTCGCCCGCTGGTACATCGGCGGCCTGCTGAAGCACGCTCCCGCGGTGCTCGCCTTCACGAACCCGACGGTGAACTCCTACCACCGCCTCGTTCCCGGTTTCGAAGCACCCGTGAACCTGGTCTATTCGGCCGGCAACCGCTCGGCGTCGATCCGCATCCCGATCACGGGCACGAACCCGAAGGCCAAGCGCATCGAGTTCCGTGCGCCGGATGCCTCGGGCAACCCGTACCTCGCCTTCGCCGCGCAGCTCATGGCCGGTCTCGACGGCATCAAGAACCGCATCGAGCCGCACGAGCCGGTCGACAAGGACCTCTACGAGCTTCCCCCCGAGGAGGCCAAGTCGATCCCGCAGGTGCCCGGTTCGCTGGGCGAGGCGCTCCTGGCGCTCGAGGCCGACCACGACTTCCTCCTCGAGGGCGGCGTGTTCACCAAGGAGCTCATCGAGACCTGGATCGACTACAAGCGCGAGAAGGAACTGAAGCCCCTCGCACAGCGTCCCCACCCCTTCGAGTTCGAGCTGTACTACGGCGTCTGA
- a CDS encoding RDD family protein, with the protein MPDAKPQTSGDLQPNRWPGERLGLPASGPTSVGRVGRRLAAIAIDWASAMLIALLFTPYESTAYTWVTPLVFAVLQVVFIPTIGGSIGHRLVGLHLAPLAGGWVGPWRPVVRTALLMLVIPALIWDADQRGFHDKIAGTVLVRA; encoded by the coding sequence GTGCCCGACGCGAAGCCCCAGACCTCCGGAGATCTCCAGCCGAACCGGTGGCCGGGGGAGCGGCTGGGTCTTCCGGCGAGCGGGCCGACGTCGGTCGGCCGCGTCGGCCGGCGCCTCGCCGCGATCGCGATCGACTGGGCGAGCGCAATGCTCATCGCCCTGCTCTTCACGCCCTACGAGTCGACGGCCTACACCTGGGTGACGCCACTCGTGTTCGCGGTACTCCAGGTCGTCTTCATCCCGACCATCGGCGGCAGCATCGGGCATCGGCTCGTCGGCCTGCACCTCGCTCCGCTCGCCGGCGGGTGGGTCGGCCCGTGGCGCCCGGTCGTGCGCACGGCGCTCCTGATGCTCGTCATCCCCGCGCTCATCTGGGACGCCGACCAGCGCGGCTTCCACGACAAGATCGCGGGCACGGTGCTCGTCCGCGCCTGA
- a CDS encoding DUF4191 domain-containing protein: protein MARTKDASKAQKEPGRMKQMWQVFQMTRRYDPTAQWLMLLAFLAPILVGLGVAIWLGDGNGFTIALWIVAGVLAGLLIALVVLGRRAERAAYSQIEGQPGAVGAVLRSGLRGGWVGNEMPIAVNGKTQDAVYRAVGRGGVVLISEGPVTRTKRMLDDEQRKIARVLPNVPISLISVGHDEGSIELYRLPATLRKKKRTLTKPEVLAVSNRLNSLQTSLPIPKGIDPLKARPQRGKAR from the coding sequence ATGGCACGCACCAAGGACGCATCGAAGGCTCAGAAGGAGCCAGGCCGCATGAAGCAGATGTGGCAGGTCTTCCAGATGACCCGCCGCTATGACCCGACTGCGCAGTGGCTGATGCTCCTCGCCTTCCTCGCCCCCATCCTCGTGGGCCTCGGGGTCGCCATCTGGCTGGGCGACGGCAACGGCTTCACGATTGCGCTGTGGATCGTCGCGGGAGTCCTCGCCGGCCTGCTCATCGCCCTCGTCGTTCTCGGGCGGCGTGCAGAGCGCGCCGCCTACTCGCAGATCGAGGGTCAGCCGGGTGCGGTGGGTGCCGTACTCCGCAGCGGCCTCCGCGGCGGCTGGGTCGGCAACGAGATGCCCATCGCAGTCAACGGCAAGACGCAAGACGCCGTGTACCGCGCGGTCGGTCGCGGCGGGGTCGTGCTCATCAGCGAAGGACCGGTCACTCGCACGAAGCGCATGCTCGACGACGAGCAGCGCAAGATCGCACGCGTGCTGCCGAACGTGCCGATCTCGCTCATCTCGGTCGGCCACGACGAGGGGTCGATCGAGCTCTACCGGCTCCCGGCGACGCTGCGCAAGAAGAAGCGCACGCTCACCAAGCCCGAGGTGCTCGCGGTGTCGAACCGGCTGAACTCGCTGCAGACCTCGTTGCCGATCCCCAAGGGCATCGACCCCCTGAAGGCACGCCCGCAGCGCGGCAAGGCGCGCTGA
- the lipA gene encoding lipoyl synthase, with amino-acid sequence MSAAPEGRRMLRLEVRNAETPIERKPEWIKTKAKMGPEYRELHALVKSEELHTVCQEAGCPNIYECWEDREATFLIGGSQCTRRCDFCQIDTGKPADYDVDEPRRVAESVVRMQLRYSTVTGVARDDLPDEGAWLYAETIREIHRQSPGTGVEILVPDFSGNPAHLAEVFSARPEVFAHNVETVPRIFKRIRPAFRYERSLDVITQGREAGLITKSNLILGMGEERHEVTQALRDLHDAGTDIITVTQYLRPSPRHLPVARWVRPEEFVEIKAEAEEIGFLGVLAGPLVRSSYRAGRLWAQSMHAKGLDLPAELSHLADTSLGFAQAVG; translated from the coding sequence ATGAGCGCCGCACCCGAAGGGCGCCGGATGCTGCGCCTCGAGGTCCGCAACGCCGAGACGCCCATCGAACGCAAGCCCGAGTGGATCAAGACGAAGGCGAAGATGGGGCCCGAGTACCGGGAGCTCCATGCGCTCGTGAAGAGCGAGGAGCTGCACACCGTCTGCCAGGAGGCCGGCTGCCCCAACATCTACGAGTGCTGGGAGGATCGCGAGGCGACCTTCCTGATCGGCGGCTCGCAGTGCACGCGGCGGTGCGACTTCTGCCAGATCGACACCGGCAAGCCCGCCGACTACGACGTCGACGAGCCGCGCAGGGTGGCCGAGTCGGTCGTTCGCATGCAGCTGCGCTACTCGACGGTCACGGGCGTCGCTCGCGACGACCTGCCCGACGAGGGAGCGTGGCTCTACGCCGAGACCATCCGCGAGATCCATCGCCAGTCGCCCGGCACGGGGGTCGAGATCCTCGTCCCCGACTTCTCGGGCAATCCCGCGCACCTCGCCGAGGTTTTCTCCGCTCGGCCCGAGGTGTTCGCCCACAACGTCGAGACGGTTCCGCGCATCTTCAAGCGCATCCGCCCGGCGTTCCGCTACGAGCGATCGCTCGACGTGATCACGCAGGGCCGGGAGGCCGGCCTCATCACGAAGTCGAACCTCATCCTCGGCATGGGCGAGGAACGCCACGAGGTGACTCAGGCGCTTCGAGACCTCCACGATGCGGGCACCGACATCATCACCGTCACGCAGTACCTCCGTCCGAGTCCCCGCCACCTCCCGGTCGCGCGATGGGTGCGGCCCGAGGAGTTCGTGGAGATCAAGGCGGAGGCCGAGGAGATCGGCTTCCTCGGCGTGCTGGCCGGGCCGTTGGTGCGGTCGTCGTACCGCGCGGGGCGCCTCTGGGCGCAGTCGATGCACGCCAAGGGGCTCGACCTGCCGGCCGAACTCTCGCACCTCGCCGACACCTCGCTCGGCTTCGCTCAAGCCGTGGGCTGA
- the lipB gene encoding lipoyl(octanoyl) transferase LipB, which translates to MLDFVVAGLSANSVPYIEGLDLQRAVHRAVVRGERPDTVILLEHPSVYTAGKRTAPEERPTDGTPVIDVDRGGKITWHGPGQLVGYPILRLAEPIDVVGYVRRLEGILIDVLEEFEVAGRRVDGRSGVWVGSPGAEDKIAAIGIRVADGVTMHGFALNCSNSLDPYGKIVACGIRDAGVTTISRVLGRTVDPADLVAPISERFLAEAAVAA; encoded by the coding sequence ATGCTCGACTTCGTCGTCGCGGGGCTAAGCGCCAACTCCGTGCCGTACATCGAGGGTCTCGACCTTCAGCGCGCCGTCCATCGCGCGGTCGTCAGGGGCGAACGCCCCGACACCGTCATCCTTCTGGAACACCCTTCCGTCTACACCGCCGGCAAGCGAACGGCTCCCGAGGAACGACCGACCGACGGCACCCCCGTCATCGATGTCGACCGCGGCGGCAAGATCACCTGGCACGGACCGGGGCAGCTCGTCGGCTATCCGATCCTCCGACTCGCGGAACCGATCGACGTCGTCGGCTACGTGCGACGCCTCGAGGGGATCCTCATCGACGTCCTCGAAGAGTTCGAGGTCGCCGGCCGTCGCGTCGACGGGCGCTCCGGTGTGTGGGTCGGTTCACCCGGCGCCGAGGACAAGATCGCCGCCATCGGCATCCGCGTCGCCGACGGCGTCACGATGCACGGGTTCGCGCTCAATTGCAGCAACTCGCTCGACCCATACGGGAAGATCGTGGCCTGCGGCATCCGTGATGCAGGAGTCACGACCATCAGCAGGGTGCTCGGCCGCACCGTCGACCCGGCAGATCTCGTCGCACCGATCAGCGAGCGGTTCCTCGCCGAGGCGGCGGTCGCCGCATGA